Proteins encoded within one genomic window of Diceros bicornis minor isolate mBicDic1 chromosome X, mDicBic1.mat.cur, whole genome shotgun sequence:
- the LOC131400613 gene encoding small integral membrane protein 10-like protein 2A produces the protein MAASVAVTAAAAAAALSGLAVRLSRSVAARGSYGAFCKGLTRTLLTFFDLAWRLRMNFPYFYVVASVMLNVRLQVRIE, from the coding sequence ATGGCGGCGTCGGTGGCTGTgaccgcggcggcggcggcggcggccctgTCGGGCCTGGCGGTGCGGCTGTCGCGCTCGGTGGCGGCCCGCGGCTCCTACGGCGCCTTCTGCAAGGGGCTCACGCGCACGCTGCTCACCTTCTTCGACCTGGCCTGGCGGCTGCGCATGAACTTCCCCTACTTCTACGTCGTGGCCTCCGTGATGCTCAACGTCCGCCTGCAGGTGCGGATCGAGTGA